The following is a genomic window from Mycobacterium parmense.
TCGTAGGCCCTCGGGTCACGTGTCGCGGCACCGGTGACCAGCAGGGTAGGCGATCCCGCCGGGATGGTGCCAGCGTCGAGCACCACGTCGCGGGTGGTGAACCGTCCCTGGTATTGCGAGGGCGGATTGAGTCTCAGCATCTCCTCGATCGCGCCGGGGATCAGTCCGGGATCGGCGAGCACCAGCTGCCACTGATCGGGATTGTGGTGAAAGGCCATGACGCCGTTGCCCACCAGTTTGGTGACCGTTTCGCTGCCGGCCGCGGCGAGCAGCACCGCGAACGTGGCGATGTCCTCGTCGGTGAGCCGGTGCGTCACCCCGGTCTCGTCCTGGTAGGTCGCGGTCACCAGCCGGCTGATGATCAGGTCGTCGGGCCGGCGGCGCTTCTCGCGGGCCAGGTCCAGGAAGTACTCGCCCATGGCCATCGAGGCCGCCACACCGCTCTCGGTGGCGAACGGGTTGTTTTTCTCGCGGTGCAGGAATTCGTCGGTCCACAGCCGGATCTGCTGGCGCTCTCCGGCAGGGACGCCGAGCATCGAGGAGATGATCTCCACCGGGAACAGCGCCGCGAAGTCGGCCACCACGTCGAATTCGTCTCTGCCCGCCAGGGCGCTGACATAGGAGGTGACGACATCGGTCACCAGGGGCTCGAGGTTGGCGATCGCTGCCTTGGTGAATACCTGGCGTACCAGCTTGCGCAGCCGCTCGTGTTCCGGAGGATCCAGGAGGATCAACATGTTGAGGTCGTCGAACTTTCGGCGCATCGACAACGCGTCCAGGGTGACCCCGTAGGAGCTGCTGAACGTCTCCCAGTCCCGGTGCGCGGCCACGACATCCTCATACCTGCTCAGGGCATAGAAATCCCACCGTTCGCTGTAATACACGGGGGCCTCGTCGCGCATCCAGCGGTAGGTCTCGTATGGGTCGTCGAAGAAGCTGTCGGAGTACGGGTTGAACTCAATGGCGGAGCCGTCCTCGCGTGGTTTGGTGGCCGATCCCGCACCGTGGTCAGTCGACATCTCAGGCGTCGACCCGCATCATGTTCGACAGTGTGCCGCCCATGACCATGGCGATCTCGGCGTCGCTCAGCTCCGGGTGTCGTTCGGGATAGCTGAGCGGATCGGCCAAGCCCTCGGGATGGGGGTAGTCCGAGCCGAAGAACAGGTGATCGATCGGCACCAGCTTCGCGAGTTCGGCCACGTTCTCCTCCCAGAAGGGATTGAAGTAGATGCACCGACGGATGGCCTCCACCGGATCCTCGCCGTAGAGCTGCGGCATCTTCTTGCGGGTGTCCCTGAGGTTCTCCAGCAGCCGGGGCAGCCAGGTAGTTCCGTTCTCCACCATGCCGATCCGAAGCTCGGGAAAGCGGGTCAGGAGTCCATGGCACGCCAGCGCCGCGACAGCGTCCTCGGCCGGGTTGCGCGCGAGGCTGTAATAGGACCGGAACGGCGACGGCTGGAACGGCCGGAACTCGCCGGACCCCTCCCAGTCGTTGGCGTACCGGGAATACCCGCTGTCGGATGCATGCATGATGACCAGCACGCCGGTCTCGACGACCCGCTTCCAGAACGGGTCGAATTCGGGGAGGGCGAACGACCGTGGGCCGTGCAGCCCGGGTACCGGCGCCGGCCGGATGAGGATGGCTCGGGCGCCGCGCTCGACCACCCAGTTCAGCTCCTCGATCGCCTTCTCCACGATGGGCAAGGTGATGATCGGCGTGGTGAAGATGCGGCCCTTGTAATCGAACTGCCACGTCTCGTGCAACCACTGGTTGAGAGCGTGAATGATCGTGTGGGTCGCCTCGGGGTGCTCGCGGAAACGCTCTTCCACCAGGCTCGCGAGCGTCGGGTACATCATCGACTTGTCGATGCCCTGTTCGTCGAGCAGCGCCAGGCGGGGCGCCGGTTCACGGAACGCGGGAATCGACTCGATCGCTTTCCCCAGAATCTCGCGGTGCGGTTTGCCTTCTGGGTTGCCGTTGTGGAAGTAGTCCTCCTGGGCTCCCGGGGCCGCGACCTTGTCGAAGGTCGGGTTGGGAATGTAGTCGCTGATCTGTCCCAGGGTGGCGATCTTGGTGCGTCCGTCCACCTCCACGTAACGGATTGCGCCGCGGTACTCGGGCGGCAGGAACTTGGTGAGGGCATCGCGAGTCTCGTACATGTGGTTATCACCATCGAAGACCGGAAATCCCAATCGCGACGTCATTGAACTCCTCCTCCTGCTCGGCCTCTCTGCGAAGCAGAGCGGGCCACTACTTGACCAATGTGACAATCAAATGTGCGACTGACTCTAGCATCGAGTGCATAAAAAGAGGATATGCGTTTACTTTTTCGTCGTGCATCAGTCTGACTGCGGGTAACGTGCCTTCTGCGTGGTGCCGGCGTGGTGCCGCAGAAATCGAGGGCTCGCCCTTATCGCGAGTCACGATTGCAAGGAGGAACGAGTGGATCTATCGCTGACGCGGGAGCAGCACGCTGTGCGCGATGCGTTCGCGGCGTTGTTCGCGAAACAGGCCACGCCGCAGCGGGTGCGCAGCGCGGAGGGGAGTCCGTCCATCGGCTTCGACGGGCTGCTCTGGCAGCACTACGCCGACATCGGAGCGCTGGGTATCGGAGTGCCCTCGGACTGCGGGGGCGGGGACGGCGGCCTCCTCGAACTGGCACTGGCGGCCGAGGAAGCCGGTCGACGCCTCGCCCCGATCCCGGTGGCCGAGCCCGCGGCCGCGGCCCGAGTGTTGGGTCGCCTGCGCGAAAAGGAATTGCTTGGGCCGGTCCTTCGCGGATCGGTCATCGTGTCGCTGGCCACCCAGCCTGGCCCGGCCACCCGGCAGTGGTTAGTCGACGGCGCAATCGCGGACGCTGTGCTGGCTCTCGACGAAGGCTCCCTGGTGTACGTGCACCGCCCGGACGGCCTGCCCAAGACCGCACACCGTAACCTCGGCGGACTTTCGCTGGCCCGGTGGGAGACCTTGGGCGCCACCACGGTCCTTGCCGAGGGCGACGAGGCGCGCGCGATCTTTGACGCCGCGGTCGACGAAGTACGCGTGCTGCGCGCGGCGGCGCTGGTCGGGTTGGCCGCGGAGGCGGTAGCAATCGGTTCCCGGTACGCGATCGTGCGCGAGGCGTTCGGCCAGCCTATCGGAATGTACCAAGCGGTCGCGCATCCATTCGCCGACGCGGTCACCGGCCTGGATGGCGCCGAGTTGTTGGTCCGTAAGGCTTGTTGGGCAATGGATTCCGCGCAGGAGGACGCCGGCGCCTTGGCGGCGACGGCGTTTGTGTTCGCCGCCGAAACGGCTTACCACGCGGCGACGCACAGCCTGCATGTCCACGGCGGATACGGGTTCATGGAGGAGTACGACATCCAGCTGTATTACCGCAGAGCCAAAGCATGGGCGGCGGCGTTCGCCGACCCGCGACGCGAGCTGCTCACTATCGCCGACCGAAGGTTCGGCCCCGTGACGACCGGAGGTCGGTGACTGATGGACTTCAGCGAACCTGAGAACTGGGCTCGAATCCGTCGCGAGGCAGAGGAATTCACCGCCGAACATGTCACCCGCGAAGTGATCGAGTACGAGCGCCGGACCGGCGACGGTGTTGATCGCGCGCTGACCCGAAAGCTGGGGCAGCGCGGCTGGATCGCCTCGGGATGGCCGGTCGCCGAGGGTGGCGCCGGACTGGATCCGTTCGAGGCGGCCGCGCTGTGGAACGCATTGCGCAAGGGCGGAGTTCCGACCGCCGGCCCGGGAACGACCATGCTGCCGGCGAACGCCATCCGCGCCACCGGTTCCGAGGAACTCAAAGCCAGAGTTCTGCCTGGTGTTGCGGCCGGTGAGGTCTTGATCTGCCTGGGGTACACCGAACCCGCGGGTGGCTCGGATGTGTTCGCCTGCGCGACGCGTTCTCAGCTCGTGGGCGACGAGTGGATTGTGAACGGGCAGAAGATCTTCACGACCTTCGCCCATCTTGCCGACTATTGCTTCCTGCTTACTCGCTCGCAGCCCGGATCGGTGGGGCCGCGGGGCCTGACGATGCTGCTGGTGCCGCTCGACTCGCCCGGTATAGAGATCCAGCCGGTGCATACCATGGGCCACGAGCGCACCAACATTGTGTTCTACAACGATGTGCGGGTGGCAGACGCAAACCGAGTCGGTGAGGCGCACGAGGGCTTCGCAGTCATGCGTGCGGCGCTTGAAGCTGAACAGAACGTCGCGCCAGGGTCGCGTACCAGGTGGGTCGCCGACGACGCACTGGAGTTCGCCCGCACTTACTGCGGACCCGATGGGACTGAGCTGATCAACGACGTTCTGGTCCGCGAGCGCCTGGCCCGGATGGCGATGGAGGCCGAGGTCGCCGACCTGCTGGATTTGCGGGTGGCCTTCCTCGACGCGGAAGGGGACAAGCCGGGGCCGGTGTCGGCGTTGTTCGGGCCGGAGAGTTACGTGCGCGCATCGGCCGCGGCGATCGACATCGCAGGCCTCGCGGGCATGATCGACTGGACGGATCCGCAATGCGCGGTGGACGGCACCCTGGACGCGCACTATCGCAGCGCCGTGGCGTCGACGATCTACGGCGGGTCCAGCGAGGTGCTGCGCAGCCTCATCGTGGAGAACCGCCTGGGTTTTCCGCGTAGCCGCCCACGGCGCTGACGGACGCTCGCGGCCAGGGCCGCGCACTGGCAGGGCAGGGCGCTCAGAGGAAGTCGCTGCCGCCGTCGACGTTCAGGTGGGCGCCCGTCATGTACGTGTTGTCGGGCGAGGCGCAGAAGGCGATGACAGCGGCAACCTCGTGAGCCAGCCCGAGCCGACCCAGGTCCACCGACATGCCGTGACCGCGGCCCAGCAGTCCAAAGGCGCCCACGGGGTCATCGGTCGCGATTCCGGCGGAGGCGAGCACCGGTCGCGCCCAATCGGTGAGAATCGGACCCGGGGCGACGGCGTTGACCAAGATGGCATCGCTTGCGAGACTGCGGGCGAGGTTCTTCGTCACGCTGAGTAGCGCGCTCTTGGCCGCGGTGTAGCTCACCAACCCCGCCGACTGGTGCTGCACCGACATCGCCGTCACGTTGACCACCCGGGCCCACTGCGCGGCTCGCAGCAGCGGCAAAGCCGCACGTACACATCGAACCGCGGACAACACGCCCTGGTCGAACGCCGCCGTCCACTGCGCGTCGTCGAGGTCCTCAAAGCGACCGGCACCCGTCGGGCCGGCGGCATTGACCAGCACGTTGAGCGCGCCCCAGTGAACGCCAACCATCTCGAAGATTGCGTCGACGTCCGACGCAGAGCCCAGGTCCGCGTTCAACGTCAGCACATCCGGACTGCCGGCGTCGGCCAATTTCGCGGCTGTCTGCGTCAGACGTGCGTCGTTCCTGCCGATTACACCGACCCGCGCGCCCTGTTCGGCCAGGCACAGCGCTGTCGCCAGTCCGATGCCGCGGGTGCCCCCCGCGATCACGGCGGTGGCATTTTCGAAACCAAGGTCCACGACCGCCGCCTCCGTTACTTCGGTGCGAACCGTCGGCCGGCGCCGAGTCGGATCGCGGCGCGATCGAGCGTTTGGTTGTCGATGACGGCGAGCGCCGGGGCGGCGTATTCATCGGGTCGGCCCATGCGAACAGGGAGGGCGCGAGCCGTTCGGCGGCCGCCCGTCCCATGCCAGAGGCACCCCCCGCCGATCACCGCGCCGCGGTCCTTGACCTCCACACCAACCCCTTCCGTTGTCATGGCTGGTTGTCTTGTTACGAGGTCATCACACTACACATCGGTAGAGTGATGCTCTACCAAGGCGATGATCATATGTTCGTATTCTGTTACGGTTCGTGTTGGTTATTCGTCGGTTGCGACCGGAGGTGTGATGACAGAGCCCGGCCCCGCCGAGCCCGTTGTGCGGCCACTGCCTCAACCGAGCATCAGCACCGAATCGTTCTGGACGAGCGGAGCCGACGGACGGCTCAGGATCGCCCGTTGCCGGGCGTGCAGCCGGTATCACCACCCACCGCGCCCCATCTGTCCGCATTGCCGCAGCGTCGAGGTTGCGATGACACCGGTGTCGGGACGCGCTACGGTCGCCGGTTTCACCGTGAACCACCAGCGGTGGCTGCCTCGGTTCCCGCCGCCCTACGTCGTCGCGGTCGTCGCCATCGCCGAAGACCCCTCGGCCCGGCTCACCACGAACATCGTCGGCTGCGAACCCGAACACGTCGCTATCGGCCTGCAGGTCAAGGTGCTCTTCGAGCAGCACGACGATATCTGGATTCCGCTGTTCGAACCGGATTCCGAGGCCGCGGAGGCCGGACCCGTCCCCGGTCCCCGTGATCTGACATCCGATGTTCGGCCCATGTCGTCCCCCCGAAAATTCGAAGACAAGGTGGCGCTCACCGGGGTCGGCAGCTCGACTATTGGGCGTCGCCTCATGGTCGATCCGTTATCACTGACCGTTACGGCGTGCATGCGAGCCGTCGCGGACGCGGGCCTCGACCTGGCCGACGTCGACGGCCTGGCCACCTATCCGGGCGGACTTGCCGGGGGCATGTCGGAAGGCGGGGTCACCGCCGTCGAGGAGGCGTTGCGCATTCGTCCCACCTGGATCAGCGGTGGGGCCGAGGTTCCCGGCCCCACCGGCAGCGTCGTGTCCGCCATGCTCGCAGTGGCGGCCGGGCTGTGCCGGCACGTGTTGTGCTTTCGGACCGTCTGGGAGTCGACGCATACCGCCCTGGACAGGCGGACGAAGTCCCAGCCCGGGGGAGGCGGGGCGGGTCGGGCGTCGGGCATGTTCGAGTGGCGCGCGCCATTCGGTGCCATGTCGGCCGCCAACTGGATCGGGGTCAACGCCTCGCACTACTTCTGGCGCTACGGCGGCGACAGAGCTTCGACGCTGGCGCCCATCGCCCTGACGGCGCGCGCGAACGCGTCGCGCAATCCGGCCGCGATCTACCGTGACCCCCTCACCCTGGACGGTTATCTGTCGGCGCGGATGATCAGCTCGCCGTTCGGCCTCTACGACTGCGACGTGCCGTGCGACGGGGCGATCGCGGTGATCGTGTCGTCGATCGACACGGCGGTCGACCGGCCGAAACCTGCGGTGCTGGTCGAGGCGGTGGGCACCCAGGTGCTCGACAGGATCTCTTGGGACCAGGACACCCTCACCCACGAACCGCAGGTGTTTGGGCCCGCCGCGCACCTGTGGACCAGGACCAGCCTGCGGCCGGACGATGTCGACGTCGCCGAGCTATACGACGGATTCACCTTCAACGCCGTGTCGTGGCTGGAGGCACTCGGGTTCTGTGGGCTGGGAGAGGCCGCGGATTTCCTCGACGGTGGAACCACGATCGCGCTGGACGGGAAGTTACCGCTGAATACCCACGGCGGTCAGCTGTCGGCGGGACGCACCCATGGATTCGGGTTCTTGGCCGAGGCCATCGCGCAGCTGCGCGGCGAGGCGGCCGGACGCCAGGTCACCGACGCCCGGGTTGCGGTCGTCACCACCGGTGGCGGTACCCCCGGCGGAGCGCTGCTGCTGCGACGGGCGAGCTGATGCGGAGGACGGTCGTATGAAGCTGGAACAGGATCCCGAGATCGATCAGTTCCGCGCCGAGGTCAGAAGTTTCCTCGAGAAACACCGCCCGGCGGTGCGCACGAAGGGCAGAGCCGGGACCCGCGCACCCGAAGCCGAGGACATTCCCGCCCTCCGGTCATGGACCGCCAGGCTGTTCGAAGCCGGCTACGTGGGCGGCGACTGGCCCGCCGAATGGGGCGGCGTCGGTACCAAAGACGCGCTCCGCGCGACCGTCGTCGGTGAGGAGATGGCGCGTGCGCGGGTTCCCACGCCAATCGGTGCGGGGCTGTTGGCCGCCGCGGCCCTCATCCACTGCGGGCGCCACGACCAGCAGAAGCGTTACCTGCCCCGGATCCGCACCGGCGAGGACATCTGGTGCCAGCTGTTCAGCGAGCCCAGCGCGGGCAGCGATCTGGCCAGCCTGTCCACCCGCGCGCGTCGCGACGGCGATGACTTCGTCGTCGACGGCCAAAAGGTGTGGACCACCAACGGCCAACACGCCCAACTCGGCTACCTGTTGGCCCGAACCAACCCCGATGTACCCAAGCACGCCGGCATCACCGCGTTCATTCTGGACATGACCAGTCCGGGCGTCGACGTGCGGCCGCTCCGCGAGATCACCGGCACCAGTGACTTCAACGAAGTCTTCTTCGATGGCGTCCGGATACCGAAAGACAACGTGCTCGGCGAAGTCGACGAAGGCTGGAAGGTCGCCACCACCAGCCTCGTCGAGGAGCGCTCCAGTGTGGGCACCGCGGGCATCGTCATGCTGCGTGCGGTGCGCGACGCGGTGACCATGGCACGGTCACTGCGGCGCGGATCCCACCCTGCGCTGGACAACGATGCGGTCCGCCAAGATATCGGCCGGCTGTATGCGGCCGCGCGCGTCAACGTTCGGCTGGGCCAATACAACCTGTCGCGCGCATTGAGCGGCGAGGCCGATCCCGGCGACGCTCCTTTGGCCAAGGTGCTCTACAGCGAGAGCAATCTCGCGCTCACCGAGTTCGGACTCGGACTCCAAGGCACCGATGCGCTGCTCACCGAAGAGGACCCCGAGGCGATCGCCGGCGGTTGGTGGCAGGATGCGTTCCTGTATTCGCGGGCTCTGACGATCGCCGGTGGCGCCAATGAAGTCTTGCGCAACATCATCGCCGAGCGCTCGCTCGGATTGCCCAAGGAACCGCGCGGTTCTTGACGTCTTCGGAGGTAAATCGTGGATTTCACCGTGAGTGACGAACAACGGATGCTCATCGAGAGCAGCCGCAAGTTGCTGGCACGTGAATCGCCGATCAGTCGCGTGCGTGAACTCGCCGACTCCGATGAACATGGCTACGACGAGCGCGTGTGGCAACGGGGCGCGGAACTCGGGTGGGCCGGATTGCTCGTCGCCGAGGAGTACGACGGTTTGGGGCGCGATTTGGTGGACGTCGCCCTGATCGCCGAGGAACACGGGAGGACGGTACAGCCGGGCCCGCTCATCGGTAACGCCCTTGCGGCAGTGGCGATCTCACAGTCAGGCCGCGACGACCTGTGCTCGGAGATCTTGCCGCTTCTGGCCAGTGGTAGGGGCGTCGCAGCGTGGGCCTTTGCGGAGTCGCGTCAGCCGTGGGACGCCGACGGAGTGTGCGCGGTGGCTACCGAACACGCCGGAGGCTTCCGTCTGAGCGGCATCAAGGTCGCCGTGCAAGACGCCGACGGCGCGGGCTGGATTGTGGTCACCGCCCAACTGGGAGGTCGCCTGGCGCAGTTCCTCGTCGACCGACGGGCCGCGGGAATCGGTGTGCGGCGGCAGCGAACCCTCGACATCACCCGGCGCCTCGACGAGGTCGAGTTCGACGATGCAGCGGTGCCGCCATCGGCGCTGCTGCACGCAGGCGACGATGCGGAAGCCGCTGTCGCGCACCAAAACCGTTGTGGGGCAGTACTCGTCAGCGCCGATAACATCGGCGTCGGCGAGGCCGTGCTGGAGATGACCGTCCAGTACGCAAAGCTGCGGGTCCAGTTCGGGCGTGCCATCGGCAGCTTCCAGGCCGTCAAACACAAGTGCGCAACGATGCGAATGTGGTTGCAGGCCTCGAAGGCCGCAACCTACTACGCCGCGATGGCCGTGGCGGCCCATGCGGACGATGCCGAGGAAGCCGCCAGCGTCGCAAAGGCTTACACCTCGTCGGCGATCGCCGCCCTGACCAGCGAAGCCCTTCAGGTGCACGGCGGCATCGGCTTCACCTGGGAACACGACCTGCATCTCTATCACCGCCGGGCCAGGGCGAACCAGGTCCTGTTCGGTGATGGCTTCCTGCACCACGAGCGGCTCGCGGCGGCGCTGGAATCGGCTACCGCCTAGGCGACCGTGGACCGGCCGAACTGGCGGGCCAGCCAATCCGCGCTGTCGCGCGCCGCGGTGCGGGCGACCGCGGTGTCGGCGAACATGTCGAAGCCGTGCACGGCGCCGGCATAGACGTGCAGTTCGGTGGGCACCGCCGCCCGGCACAGCCGCGCAGCGAAATCGATCGACTCGTCGCGCAGACAGTCGGCCGTGCCGACACCGATGAACGTCGATGGCAGTCCACTGAATTCGGTCGCTCGCGCCGGTGCCGCATCCGCCGGCACGTCGTCGGTGCCGTAGCGATCGCCGAGATAACTGCGCCAGCCGAACGTGTTGGATTCGCGGCTCCATATCGGCAGTCCCGCGAGCCGGCCGGATGGGGTGAGGCCGCGGTCGTCGAGCATCGGATATTCCAGGTATTGGAACACCAACGCGACGTTCGCCCGATCGCGGCACCGCAGGGCCAGGCCCGCGGCCAGAGCCCCACCGGCGCTACGTCCGCCGATCCCGACCCGCCGCGCGTCGATGCGCAGATCATGGGCGTGCTCGAGGACGAAGCGCAAACCGGCCTCGCAGTCGTCCAGCGGCGCTGGGTAGGGAGCTTCGGGCGCCAGGCGGTATTCGACGCTGACGCAGACACAACCCAATGAGCGGCACCACTCGATCAGGCGGGCGTCGTCCATGTGCCGGTTGCCGATCACCATCCCGCCGCCGTGCATCCAGACCAGGACGGGCGGCTTGTCGACGGATTCGGCGGGTCGCAGCATGGACAGCGCTACACCACCTGTTTCG
Proteins encoded in this region:
- a CDS encoding acyl-CoA dehydrogenase; the encoded protein is MDLSLTREQHAVRDAFAALFAKQATPQRVRSAEGSPSIGFDGLLWQHYADIGALGIGVPSDCGGGDGGLLELALAAEEAGRRLAPIPVAEPAAAARVLGRLREKELLGPVLRGSVIVSLATQPGPATRQWLVDGAIADAVLALDEGSLVYVHRPDGLPKTAHRNLGGLSLARWETLGATTVLAEGDEARAIFDAAVDEVRVLRAAALVGLAAEAVAIGSRYAIVREAFGQPIGMYQAVAHPFADAVTGLDGAELLVRKACWAMDSAQEDAGALAATAFVFAAETAYHAATHSLHVHGGYGFMEEYDIQLYYRRAKAWAAAFADPRRELLTIADRRFGPVTTGGR
- a CDS encoding alpha/beta hydrolase; protein product: MAETRSAWIDPQIAESLRGFPDFDFSFDELPAMRSGSMFEPQSAPGVERIELTTETGGVALSMLRPAESVDKPPVLVWMHGGGMVIGNRHMDDARLIEWCRSLGCVCVSVEYRLAPEAPYPAPLDDCEAGLRFVLEHAHDLRIDARRVGIGGRSAGGALAAGLALRCRDRANVALVFQYLEYPMLDDRGLTPSGRLAGLPIWSRESNTFGWRSYLGDRYGTDDVPADAAPARATEFSGLPSTFIGVGTADCLRDESIDFAARLCRAAVPTELHVYAGAVHGFDMFADTAVARTAARDSADWLARQFGRSTVA
- a CDS encoding thiolase C-terminal domain-containing protein; the encoded protein is MTEPGPAEPVVRPLPQPSISTESFWTSGADGRLRIARCRACSRYHHPPRPICPHCRSVEVAMTPVSGRATVAGFTVNHQRWLPRFPPPYVVAVVAIAEDPSARLTTNIVGCEPEHVAIGLQVKVLFEQHDDIWIPLFEPDSEAAEAGPVPGPRDLTSDVRPMSSPRKFEDKVALTGVGSSTIGRRLMVDPLSLTVTACMRAVADAGLDLADVDGLATYPGGLAGGMSEGGVTAVEEALRIRPTWISGGAEVPGPTGSVVSAMLAVAAGLCRHVLCFRTVWESTHTALDRRTKSQPGGGGAGRASGMFEWRAPFGAMSAANWIGVNASHYFWRYGGDRASTLAPIALTARANASRNPAAIYRDPLTLDGYLSARMISSPFGLYDCDVPCDGAIAVIVSSIDTAVDRPKPAVLVEAVGTQVLDRISWDQDTLTHEPQVFGPAAHLWTRTSLRPDDVDVAELYDGFTFNAVSWLEALGFCGLGEAADFLDGGTTIALDGKLPLNTHGGQLSAGRTHGFGFLAEAIAQLRGEAAGRQVTDARVAVVTTGGGTPGGALLLRRAS
- a CDS encoding amidohydrolase family protein — its product is MYETRDALTKFLPPEYRGAIRYVEVDGRTKIATLGQISDYIPNPTFDKVAAPGAQEDYFHNGNPEGKPHREILGKAIESIPAFREPAPRLALLDEQGIDKSMMYPTLASLVEERFREHPEATHTIIHALNQWLHETWQFDYKGRIFTTPIITLPIVEKAIEELNWVVERGARAILIRPAPVPGLHGPRSFALPEFDPFWKRVVETGVLVIMHASDSGYSRYANDWEGSGEFRPFQPSPFRSYYSLARNPAEDAVAALACHGLLTRFPELRIGMVENGTTWLPRLLENLRDTRKKMPQLYGEDPVEAIRRCIYFNPFWEENVAELAKLVPIDHLFFGSDYPHPEGLADPLSYPERHPELSDAEIAMVMGGTLSNMMRVDA
- a CDS encoding acyl-CoA dehydrogenase family protein; this encodes MSDEQRMLIESSRKLLARESPISRVRELADSDEHGYDERVWQRGAELGWAGLLVAEEYDGLGRDLVDVALIAEEHGRTVQPGPLIGNALAAVAISQSGRDDLCSEILPLLASGRGVAAWAFAESRQPWDADGVCAVATEHAGGFRLSGIKVAVQDADGAGWIVVTAQLGGRLAQFLVDRRAAGIGVRRQRTLDITRRLDEVEFDDAAVPPSALLHAGDDAEAAVAHQNRCGAVLVSADNIGVGEAVLEMTVQYAKLRVQFGRAIGSFQAVKHKCATMRMWLQASKAATYYAAMAVAAHADDAEEAASVAKAYTSSAIAALTSEALQVHGGIGFTWEHDLHLYHRRARANQVLFGDGFLHHERLAAALESATA
- a CDS encoding cytochrome P450 — translated: MSTDHGAGSATKPREDGSAIEFNPYSDSFFDDPYETYRWMRDEAPVYYSERWDFYALSRYEDVVAAHRDWETFSSSYGVTLDALSMRRKFDDLNMLILLDPPEHERLRKLVRQVFTKAAIANLEPLVTDVVTSYVSALAGRDEFDVVADFAALFPVEIISSMLGVPAGERQQIRLWTDEFLHREKNNPFATESGVAASMAMGEYFLDLAREKRRRPDDLIISRLVTATYQDETGVTHRLTDEDIATFAVLLAAAGSETVTKLVGNGVMAFHHNPDQWQLVLADPGLIPGAIEEMLRLNPPSQYQGRFTTRDVVLDAGTIPAGSPTLLVTGAATRDPRAYDRPDVFDIKRGGSTTLAFGYGAHSCLGSWLARLETRVALHAIREHWPRFAVDPDGLQRVTMSNVAGYSHVPVHVG
- a CDS encoding acyl-CoA dehydrogenase family protein, which translates into the protein MDFSEPENWARIRREAEEFTAEHVTREVIEYERRTGDGVDRALTRKLGQRGWIASGWPVAEGGAGLDPFEAAALWNALRKGGVPTAGPGTTMLPANAIRATGSEELKARVLPGVAAGEVLICLGYTEPAGGSDVFACATRSQLVGDEWIVNGQKIFTTFAHLADYCFLLTRSQPGSVGPRGLTMLLVPLDSPGIEIQPVHTMGHERTNIVFYNDVRVADANRVGEAHEGFAVMRAALEAEQNVAPGSRTRWVADDALEFARTYCGPDGTELINDVLVRERLARMAMEAEVADLLDLRVAFLDAEGDKPGPVSALFGPESYVRASAAAIDIAGLAGMIDWTDPQCAVDGTLDAHYRSAVASTIYGGSSEVLRSLIVENRLGFPRSRPRR
- a CDS encoding SDR family NAD(P)-dependent oxidoreductase, with the protein product MDLGFENATAVIAGGTRGIGLATALCLAEQGARVGVIGRNDARLTQTAAKLADAGSPDVLTLNADLGSASDVDAIFEMVGVHWGALNVLVNAAGPTGAGRFEDLDDAQWTAAFDQGVLSAVRCVRAALPLLRAAQWARVVNVTAMSVQHQSAGLVSYTAAKSALLSVTKNLARSLASDAILVNAVAPGPILTDWARPVLASAGIATDDPVGAFGLLGRGHGMSVDLGRLGLAHEVAAVIAFCASPDNTYMTGAHLNVDGGSDFL
- a CDS encoding acyl-CoA dehydrogenase family protein — protein: MKLEQDPEIDQFRAEVRSFLEKHRPAVRTKGRAGTRAPEAEDIPALRSWTARLFEAGYVGGDWPAEWGGVGTKDALRATVVGEEMARARVPTPIGAGLLAAAALIHCGRHDQQKRYLPRIRTGEDIWCQLFSEPSAGSDLASLSTRARRDGDDFVVDGQKVWTTNGQHAQLGYLLARTNPDVPKHAGITAFILDMTSPGVDVRPLREITGTSDFNEVFFDGVRIPKDNVLGEVDEGWKVATTSLVEERSSVGTAGIVMLRAVRDAVTMARSLRRGSHPALDNDAVRQDIGRLYAAARVNVRLGQYNLSRALSGEADPGDAPLAKVLYSESNLALTEFGLGLQGTDALLTEEDPEAIAGGWWQDAFLYSRALTIAGGANEVLRNIIAERSLGLPKEPRGS